Proteins co-encoded in one Malus sylvestris chromosome 9, drMalSylv7.2, whole genome shotgun sequence genomic window:
- the LOC126582147 gene encoding uncharacterized protein LOC126582147 encodes MEDKNKDDNVTDADLNDLMQHFQFTHAIAVAMGNNCLTTEWRSWKDVLENAKKAVMDELLCKYTLDDEPKELLKKLMEDALEGGYNRWRYDVLHNGPGPSK; translated from the exons ATGGAGGATAAGAACAAGGATGATAATGTGACTGATGCCGACCTGAATGATTTGATGCAGCATTTTCAGTTCACGCATGCAATTGCTGTAGCCATGGGGAACAATTGTCTGACTACGGAGTGGCGTTCTTGGAAAGATGTGCTAGAGAATGCGAAGAAGGCTGTGATGGATGAATTATTA TGTAAGTATACTCTTGATGATGAGCCGAAAGAActgttgaagaagttgatggAGGATGCATTGGAAGGAGGTTACAATAGGTGGCGTTATGATGTCTTGCATAATGGACCAGGACCATCGAaatag